A DNA window from Camelina sativa cultivar DH55 chromosome 17, Cs, whole genome shotgun sequence contains the following coding sequences:
- the LOC104760068 gene encoding uncharacterized protein LOC104760068, producing MAEFQVCIDNHKLMEMAGSGSNHTWYNNQEANPITRKLDRCLINEAWFNLYPHSNALFDAPCRSDHTRILVSMSIDRETRKVPFKFYNLFTSQPDFPTILQNAWNGHDHSVSTIFRLCQKLKGVKMGCKELNRTCFSNIQARNGKA from the coding sequence ATGGCGGAATTTCAGGTCTGCATTGACAACCACAAACTAATGGAGATGGCTGGAAGTGGATCAAACCATACTTGGTATAACAACCAGGAGGCCAATCCCATAACCAGGAAGCTGGATAGGTGTCTCATAAACGAAGCATGGTTTAATTTGTATCCCCACTCCAATGCATTATTCGATGCTCCATGCCGCTCTGATCACACTCGTATATTGGTCTCGATGTCAATCGATAGAGAGACCCGGAAAGTGCCTTTCAAATTCTACAATTTATTCACAAGTCAACCGGATTTTCCTACTATTCTCCAGAACGCGTGGAACGGTCATGATCACAGTGTCTCAACTATATTTCGACTTTGTCAGAAGCTCAAGGGAGTTAAGATGGGTTGCAAGGAACTCAATAGGACATGCTTCAGCAACATACAAGCTCGTAATGGAAAAGCTTAA